GTAGTCTGGATCCTGTTGCTCAGCTTGGAGAATCATCAACGTATCTTGGGCTGCGGCCACCTCGGTGCTGGCTGCTTCAGCTTCTCGCTGCAGGGCTTCTAGTTCCCGAGCCCTAGTAGCCTCTAGCAAGTCTGCTGATTCCAAATCCTGGCGAGCGATCGCCCCCCGTTGGTACAAATCATCCGCCCGTTGGCGATCGCGCTGGGCCTGTTCCAGAGCTGCTTCAGCTTGAGCAATGCGGGCCTCGGCCTGGCGTTGAACCGCTTGGGCCCCTTGGATGCGGGCCTCGGCTTGCTGCAGCGCAGCCGGTTTAGTTCGTTGGGTATCAACCCCGGCGAGCTGGGCCTGCAGTTCCCGCAGGCGGGCTTGGGCAGACTGCACTTGGCTATCGAGGGGAAGGGGATCAATCTGGGCTAGCATTTGCCCCTGCTGCACCACATCCCCAGCCGTCAGATCGATGCGGAAGAGGCGACCAGCGATCGGTGTGGATACTCGATAACGCGATCGCACCCGAGTTTTTCCCTCTTCGCTGACGGTGACGGCCATGGGGCCGCGATGGGCCACGGCTACCGTCACCGGCACGGGAGCGGGTCGAAATAAGAGGACGAGAAGGAAGGTGATCGCTACGCCAGCCAAACCATAGAGCAGTCGCCGCAGAACGGGCTTGAGTTTCATAGGCTACTCCCGAGTTTTGAGTACTGCAATTAAATCCAACTGATTAAGCTGTCGGCGAATCAGCCAGCCAGATAAGACGGTGGCGACCAGGATCACACCGACGGCAAAGAGGTAGGTAGCCTGATTGACCACGAAGGGCAGCCGGTAGAGTTCAGAGTCGTAGGTGGTAGCCAATAGGGCAGCGAAGCCTAAACCGATAGCTATCCCCACGGGAATGGCTGCTAAGGTGATCAAGGCCTGTTCTCCGAGTAAGATCAAGGCAATTTCTCCTCGGCTAAATCCGATGATCCGCAGGGTTGCCAACTCTCGCCCCCGTTCGGACAGGGCAATGCGGGCAGCGTTGTAAACCACCCCAAAGGCAATCACGCAGGCAAAGATAACCAGCACACCGGTGAAGATACCTAGGCTAGCGGCGATGGTGTCTTCAAACTGATCGATGGTCGTTTGGCGCATGGCCATACTGGCGATCGCTGGGGTGTTTTTCACCTGCTCATAGAGGTGATCCAGGGCATGGCGGTCTACAGCTAAATAGGCTCCTGAAATGGTCTGTCCTTCGCGCATCAGTTGATTCAACGCTTGGATGTCCATATAGGCGGCCACTCCAATAAACTCATCGACTAAGCCCATGACCTCGACCTGGTGAATGGAGCGATCGCCCTCCAGCACTTCTACGGTGAGGCGATCGCCCGGTTCAACGCCTAGCATTCGTCCTAGGGTGGCCGTGAGCAGCACGCCGCTGGGAGGTAGCTGCACAGGACGGAGCTGGCGATCGACTAAGTGGCGCAGCTCTCCCTGGGGATCTAGACCCATTAGCCCAGTGCGGTGGGTGCGATGTTCATAGCGCAGACGGGCCGCTACGCTGCGAAAGGGTTCTGCTTGCAACACACCGGGCAGATGATGGAGGGCATAGCGGGCCCGAGCTGGGCGAGGTTCGTTAAACACCAAGGTGACGTCCTCTCGCTGCACCTGGCGGAACTGGACATCAATGATGTAGAGCACCGCATCCCCCATGTAGCGGCCCACCATGAGAATGGCGATCGCTAAGGCAATTCCCAACATCGATAGCAGGGCTTGCATGGGTTTGCGTTCCAAGTTACGCAATATAATCCGCCCTGAAGCCGGAAACATGCGTTGCAACCCCCAGCGTTCAATCAAGGTAGGACGGAACTGGGGCGGCGCTTCTGGACGCATGGCCTCCGCTGGCGGCAGGGCGATCGCTCGCCTCACTGCCGTAAAGGCTCCCAGCAGAGCAGCACCAATGCTGACCCCGATGGTAGTTAGGATCAGACCCGCTCCGGCTTCATAGCGCAGGATAGGAAACTGGAAAAAGTTAGTGTAGTACTGGGTGATGCTTGACCCAAACCAGAGACCTAATCCTGTGCCAATGGCGGCTCCTAGGAAAGTGATCCCTAAAACAAGCTTAAAGTAATGCAGTCCTAAGACAGAATTACTGTAACCAAAGGCTTTGAGAACAGCAATTTGATCTCGCTGGGTGCTAATAATGCGCGACAGAACAATATTCAGCAAAAAGGCCGCAATGCCTAGAAAAATAGAGGGTAAAAAGACGGCAGTGACCTGGAGTTGATCGATTTCGTCGGTGAGAAATCGATGGGAAAGCTGTTGATCGCGATCGTAGGCTCCCAGCCCCCCGTAGCGCTCTAGGGATTGATCAAGCTGAAATAAGACCTCCGGCATGTTGGCCGCTGGGGTTAAGGACAGGGTGACATCATTGAAAGCTCCTTGCATATCAAAGGCTGCGGCTAGGGCCTCTCGTCCCATCCAAATCACCCCAAACCGTTGATTATCTGGCACCAGATCCGTGCCGCGAATTTCATAAACATATTCTGGCGATAGGGCTAGTCCTACGATCTGCAACGTCTGCCAACGGCCATTGATCACCGCACCCACCCGATCGCCCAGGGTGAGATCATTAGCCTTGGCGAAAGCTTCACTGATCAGCACTTCATCACGACGACCTGCCTCAAGGTAGCGCCCCTCCCGAAGGAAGAGATCATTGAGCATGGGCTGGGGCTGTTCTGGAATTGAAATGATGCGTCCCGTGGCAGGTTCATGGCGACCGGGTATATCCAACGTAACATCAACCACCACACGGGTTTGCAGTTGGCTTACACCCGAGATCTCCGCCAACTGGGGAGCGATCGCCTCCGGTGCCCGTTTGAGAGACACAAAAACATCGGCAAATCGATATTGGCTGTAATAGTTGGCCTGGGATAGTTTCAGGGAATGGTAGGCACTCATTAAGGTCACCAGCCCCGTGATGCCACAGGCCACAATCAGCATAATGGCGATCACTTGACCCCGCAGATGGAGCAGATCGCGCAGCAGCTTTCGATCTAATGCCTTCATCTACCACTCCAACTCAGCAGGAGAAACCTTGGTTTCATTAACGTGAATGCTGGCAATCTGCCCACTTCGCATCGAGATCACCCGATCGGCCATGGCGGCGATACTGGCATTGTGGGTGATGACAGCGGTGGTGGTACCGAGGTCACGATTGGCATCAGCCAAAGCATCGAGCACCAGCTTGCCCGTTTGTACATCTAAGGCTCCGGTGGGTTCATCACAGAGCAACACTTCTGGGCGTTTGGCGATCGCTCGGGCAATGGCCACCCGCTGCTGTTCACCACCCGAAAGCTGGGCGGGAAAGTGATCGAGGCGATCGCCCAAGCCTACCCGCTGCAAGGCTTCCTCCGGCGAGAAGGGGTGGGCAGCAAGTTCCGTGACCAAGGCCACATTTTCGCGGGCCGTCAAGCTGGGGATGAGGTTATAAAACTGGAAAATAAACCCCACCGACTCTCGCCGAAAGCGGGTGAGCATGGCATCGGTGGCGGTAGACAAATTGCGATCGCGAAACCACACCTGGCCGCTGGATGGTAGATCCAGCCCACCCAAAATATTTAACAACGTAGACTTACCGCTGCCCGATGGCCCCAGCAGGACAACAAACTCACCTTCATATAAATCTAGGGTCACGTTCTGTAGAGCATGAACCTCAACCTCCCCCATGGGATAGATCTTACTCACATCCTGAATGTGAAAGACCTCAGAGGATGGCGAATATTGGACGGATGCATGCAAAGGTTGCTTCTGGGGATGTCCCATAACCTAACAGTCCTCAGATCCACGATAGATCCACGATCGGGCATTCATCTGTGATCCATGGGCTCTATGAAGGGAGCGCTGACAGCATCTTGAAGGCACTACCTATTTATCCTAGGCAGTTTGCAGGGCGATCGCCTAAAACTTCATACTTCTTTTGGGGACGGGGAATGAAGGCATGGGAATCCTCCTAGGTTTAGCAACCAAGCTCAACAACTCGCGCAGGGTGAGCTACTGCCCACTCAACCCTCACCTAAGCTGACGACGGCTGTACTAGTCAGCAACGCCGGCAGGAGCGATCAGGGCTATGAGCCGGGCCAAGGCAATTTGATTAATCTCGGCGATCGCTTGTTGGTACTCTTGTTCTGGTGTATGGGTAAGGCGAGTGGCAAAGGCTTGCAAAATGCTTTCCTTAGTGTGGTGTTTCACGGCCACAATGAAGGGAAAGTTGAAGCGCTCTCGATAGGCCTGATTGAGGTGCTGAAAGCGATCGTACTCGTGGGGGGTGAGCTGCTGTAGCCCAGCGCTGGTCTGCTCTTGAACCGATGCCTCAGCCATGGCAGTCCGGCTACCCAAATCTGGATGCGCCTGAATCAAAGCAAGCTGCTGGTCATGGTTCATAGCCTGTACAATGGTCACCATGCATTCATGAAGAGCAGCGCAATCACGAAAAGGGCGATGTTGCCATGCTTGGTGAGCGATCGCTGGCGTATGCTCAAAGACGTCCCCTAAAACCTGGGTAAAGTCTGCCTGAGACATGGAGTTGAGCTGATCAATCGTGTAGGACATGCGGGGCCGATCTAGGGAGATTCGATGGACAAGATTACGCAGATGATACGCTTACGGGCAGTCTTGTACTGTTCGCGGCAGGCTGCACATGGAGACACTTTAGGCATTCACCTAGCACCCTAGACTGATGGCAATAGTCAATCGGGTCGAAGCCTGTCCTAGATGAGCGTTCAAACCTTGGGGCGTTGCTAAAGTGCGATAGGATTTGCGCTGAGGAACCGTGAGCGAGAGGCCCACACGACCTTGATGGTGCATGAGGTATGAGCATCTTGCTTCCATGCCGATGTCATAGCCTCATTCAGCAACGCCAACCTTGGAAGGTTGCCAGGGTTTCTTGACGTCCTCACCGATGAAACGATAGCCATAGCACTATGGATAGCCTTCATGGGACTCATGGGCATGGCATTGGCAATCTGTTGTGGTCAGCGATCGCCCTTGATCAGGTTCATGATTGGCCAAACCATCGTGGGAAACTTTTTGCCAGAAAACAACCTCCTAT
This portion of the Leptolyngbya sp. CCY15150 genome encodes:
- a CDS encoding HlyD family efflux transporter periplasmic adaptor subunit → MKLKPVLRRLLYGLAGVAITFLLVLLFRPAPVPVTVAVAHRGPMAVTVSEEGKTRVRSRYRVSTPIAGRLFRIDLTAGDVVQQGQMLAQIDPLPLDSQVQSAQARLRELQAQLAGVDTQRTKPAALQQAEARIQGAQAVQRQAEARIAQAEAALEQAQRDRQRADDLYQRGAIARQDLESADLLEATRARELEALQREAEAASTEVAAAQDTLMILQAEQQDPDYLVDVYSAQIASLEAELANLADTADRTRITAPTTGHILRVFEESAGYVEAGTILLELGDPQQLELVIDVLSTDAVRVPVGAPVWVDRWGGPDRLTATVRRVEPSAFTQVSALGVEEQRVNIIADFDQAVPLGDGYRVDAQIVVWESESVLQVPVSALLRCDRPSSEPDTPGWCVFVVDNNRAQQRAVTIGQRSTEVEIQSGLDEGEIVILHPTEQIESGRRVSS
- a CDS encoding ABC transporter permease, which gives rise to MKALDRKLLRDLLHLRGQVIAIMLIVACGITGLVTLMSAYHSLKLSQANYYSQYRFADVFVSLKRAPEAIAPQLAEISGVSQLQTRVVVDVTLDIPGRHEPATGRIISIPEQPQPMLNDLFLREGRYLEAGRRDEVLISEAFAKANDLTLGDRVGAVINGRWQTLQIVGLALSPEYVYEIRGTDLVPDNQRFGVIWMGREALAAAFDMQGAFNDVTLSLTPAANMPEVLFQLDQSLERYGGLGAYDRDQQLSHRFLTDEIDQLQVTAVFLPSIFLGIAAFLLNIVLSRIISTQRDQIAVLKAFGYSNSVLGLHYFKLVLGITFLGAAIGTGLGLWFGSSITQYYTNFFQFPILRYEAGAGLILTTIGVSIGAALLGAFTAVRRAIALPPAEAMRPEAPPQFRPTLIERWGLQRMFPASGRIILRNLERKPMQALLSMLGIALAIAILMVGRYMGDAVLYIIDVQFRQVQREDVTLVFNEPRPARARYALHHLPGVLQAEPFRSVAARLRYEHRTHRTGLMGLDPQGELRHLVDRQLRPVQLPPSGVLLTATLGRMLGVEPGDRLTVEVLEGDRSIHQVEVMGLVDEFIGVAAYMDIQALNQLMREGQTISGAYLAVDRHALDHLYEQVKNTPAIASMAMRQTTIDQFEDTIAASLGIFTGVLVIFACVIAFGVVYNAARIALSERGRELATLRIIGFSRGEIALILLGEQALITLAAIPVGIAIGLGFAALLATTYDSELYRLPFVVNQATYLFAVGVILVATVLSGWLIRRQLNQLDLIAVLKTRE
- a CDS encoding ABC transporter ATP-binding protein, with protein sequence MGEVEVHALQNVTLDLYEGEFVVLLGPSGSGKSTLLNILGGLDLPSSGQVWFRDRNLSTATDAMLTRFRRESVGFIFQFYNLIPSLTARENVALVTELAAHPFSPEEALQRVGLGDRLDHFPAQLSGGEQQRVAIARAIAKRPEVLLCDEPTGALDVQTGKLVLDALADANRDLGTTTAVITHNASIAAMADRVISMRSGQIASIHVNETKVSPAELEW
- the uraD gene encoding 2-oxo-4-hydroxy-4-carboxy-5-ureidoimidazoline decarboxylase, translating into MSYTIDQLNSMSQADFTQVLGDVFEHTPAIAHQAWQHRPFRDCAALHECMVTIVQAMNHDQQLALIQAHPDLGSRTAMAEASVQEQTSAGLQQLTPHEYDRFQHLNQAYRERFNFPFIVAVKHHTKESILQAFATRLTHTPEQEYQQAIAEINQIALARLIALIAPAGVAD